In Papaver somniferum cultivar HN1 chromosome 1, ASM357369v1, whole genome shotgun sequence, a genomic segment contains:
- the LOC113321171 gene encoding protein NRT1/ PTR FAMILY 5.8-like: protein MVSFKGLGKSCILVIVVAGIEKFAFKGIQSNLVTYLTEVVKMNTSTAVKIVNIWFGVSYSLPIIGAFLVDYFTDRYSALTASSLLYVSGLVALTSTAFAWDTKSKIKISNAHEGASSSSGSSTYLLFLSLLLLALGQGGYNPCLQAFGADQLHLTTDDNNQDQLPSSTNITDDGDENDEIDSNDLKRSKFFRWYYFSVCSGTLLGVTLLSYLQEILGWGIGYAVPTIVMAISVAPFFCGTRLYTVIKKPKSAKQNITPLIKNLAKSIKGTAQKFMNRNKTLPSNSPFVELRAQQKPPGCSHDSDDQQSDMTNKLSADVLVDDPIEEKKSLVRLIPTWMLLLVFSIILQQPATFFTKQGTDMKRKFGSHFIIPSAALQGVKSLTIIFLVPVYDKIVTPVFRIISQSKKRMTIMQRMGFGLFLSVVAMCIAAVIETQRMKISRREPNNNSAQLNIFWLVPQYIIMGMAEVFTIVGMQEFFYSEVPNKLKTLGMALPQGVFGVGSFLSAILISILDKVTGDGKHSWFSDDRHGGHLDRYYWLLAISSAINLLCFTIYSRKYYN, encoded by the exons ATGGTGTCATTTAAAGGGCTTGGCAAATCATGCATTCTGGTGATTG TGGTGGCTGGTATAGAGAAGTTTGCTTTCAAAGGAATACAATCGAATCTTGTGACGTATCTGACGGAGGTGGTGAAAATGAACACTTCAACAGCGGTGAAAATAGTGAACATTTGGTTTGGAGTGTCTTATTCTTTACCAATCATAGGAGCATTTCTTGTAGATTATTTTACAGATAGATACTCCGCCCTTACAGCCTCGTCTCTTTTATATGTTTCT GGACTGGTGGCGCTGACATCAACTGCATTCGCATGGGATACAAagtctaaaattaaaattagtaatGCACATGAAGGGGCCAGTTCTAGTTCGGGTTCTTCAACTTATCTTCTGTTTTTATCTCTGCTTTTGCTAGCTTTAGGACAAGGTGGATACAACCCATGTTTGCAAGCATTTGGAGCCGATCAACTTCACCTTACCACAGATGATAACAATCAAGATCAGTTGCCAAGTTCAACCAATATTACAGATGATGGAGACGAAAATGATGAAATAGATTCTAATGacttgaagagaagtaaattcTTTAGATGGTACTATTTTAGTGTATGCAGTGGGACTTTGCTGGGTGTTACTCTGTTGTCTTATCTTCAAGAAATATTGGGTTGGGGAATAGGTTATGCTGTTCCTACCATTGTTATGGCAATTTCCGTCGCTCCTTTCTTTTGTGGGACAAGATTATACACAGTCATCAAAAAACCGAAGTCTGCCAAACAAAATATAACACCATTGATTAAAAACTTAGCCAAGTCCATCAAGGGTACTGCACAGAAGTTCATGAATCGTAACAAGACCTTACCCTCAAATTCACCCTTTGTCGAACTCAG GGCTCAGCAGAAACCACCGGGTTGTAGCCACGATTCAGATGATCAGCAAAGCGATATGACCAACAAACTTAGCGCAGATGTACTAGTTGATGATccgatagaagaaaaaaaatctcttgTAAGGCTAATACCAACATGGATGCTGCTCCTAGTGTTTTCTATCATCCTTCAACAACCAGCAACTTTCTTCACCAAACAAGGCACTGATATGAAGAGAAAGTTTGGTTCCCATTTTATAATCCCTTCAGCAGCACTACAAGGTGTTAAAAGCCTTACTATAATTTTTCTAGTGCCTGTATATGACAAAATAGTGACACCCGTTTTTCGGATAATCAGTCAAAGTAAGAAAAGGATGACCATAATGCAAAGGAtgggttttggtttgtttttgtcAGTAGTTGCTATGTGTATAGCTGCTGTTATTGAGACACAAAGAATGAAAATTAGTAGAAGAGAACCAAATAATAATTCAGCTCAATTGAACATTTTTTGGTTAGTGCCGCAGTACATCATAATGGGAATGGCAGAAGTTTTTACAATTGTTGGGATGCAGGAGTTCTTTTATAGCGAAGTTCCTAACAAGTTGAAAACTCTGGGAATGGCTTTACCTCAAGGTGTCTTTGGCGTCGGAAGTTTTCTTAGCGCAATCCTGATATCTATACTTGATAAAGTTACAGGTGATGGAAAACATAGCTGGTTCTCGGATGACAGGCACGGAGGTCATCTAGACAGGTATTACTGGTTATTAGCAATTTCAAGTGCAATTAACTTGCTTTGCTTCACAATTTATTCGCGCAAATATTACAATTAA
- the LOC113274025 gene encoding cytochrome P450 71B10-like has translation MPDVPLPFQPGADFKLPYNCHVEASSFKAANGNDQTTPSFPPGPPKLPIIGNLHQLIAKHPHEAMSQLSKIYGPVMLIQYGRVPTVVISSAEAAEQVFKTYDTAFCNRVQLAGRKQLSYNYVDMALAPFGEYWREIRKICILELFTKKRVQSFTLVRAEEVDVLIDSISSYSSNATSVNVFEKFTSFAHRTICRIAFGSTSGESWDRFDNGSLTKLLCEVAALTSLSASDFFPKASWIIDRITGIHGKTKKCFHDLDNFLQQILDEHDNSERVKLENEDIIDVLLKLKKAQLTTIRLTNDHIKAIVLNVYLGGVDTPAEVITWVMAELVKHPKVMKKVQEEIRSYVGSKGEVEESDLDNFQYLKMVVKETLRLHPAFPLLARESIKHCKIEGYDIYPNTWVLINTWELGRNPEYWPNPEEFLPERFKDSSIDFVQNQNFEYMPFGGGRRICPALNMGIVLTELVLANVLYAFNWELPEGLKSEDLNMEESSGSRYALELVPIKHVVGKSD, from the exons ATGCCGGATGTTCCCCTGCCTTTCCAACCTGGAGCCGACTTCAAGTTGCCTTATAATTGCCATGTGGAGGCCTCTTCTTTCAAGGCTGCTAATGG AAATGATCAAACCACACCCAGCTTCCCACCTGGTCCTCCTAAGCTTCCAATCATTGGTAATTTACATCAACTTATTGCAAAACATCCTCACGAAGCAATGTCGCAACTATCTAAAATATATGGTCCAGTCATGCTTATACAATATGGTCGTGTGCCAACAGTAGTAATCTCCTCTGCGGAAGCTGCCGAACAAGTCTTCAAAACATATGATACTGCGTTTTGCAATAGAGTTCAACTTGCTGGGCGAAAACAGCTTTCGTATAATTATGTAGATATGGCTTTAGCACCTTTTGGAGAGTATTGGAGAGAGATTCGAAAAATATGCATCCTTGAACTCTTTACTAAGAAAAGGGTGCAATCTTTTACTCTTGTCAGGGCAGAGGAGGTTGATGTTTTGATTGATTCCATATCATCATATTCTTCAAATGCAACttctgttaatgtttttgaaAAGTTCACTAGTTTTGCACACAGAACAATTTGTCGAATTGCTTTTGGGAGCACATCTGGTGAAAGTTGGGATAGATTTGATAATGGAAGTCTCACAAAACTTCTCTGCGAAGTCGCTGCTTTAACTAGTTTATCAGCATCTGACTTCTTTCCAAAGGCAAGTTGGATTATTGATAGGATAACTGGAATCCatggaaaaacaaaaaaatgcttTCATGATTTGGACAATTTCTTACAGCAAATCCTAGATGAACATGACAACTCGGAGCGAGTGAAACTGGAGAATGAAGATATCATAGACGTTTTACTTAAACTAAAAAAGGCTCAATTGACTACAATTCGTCTCACTAACGACCATATTAAAGCAATAGTTTTg AATGTATATCTTGGTGGAGTAGACACACCAGCTGAGGTAATTACTTGGGTAATGGCAGAACTGGTGAAACATCCCAAAGTAATGAAGAAAGTTCAAGAAGAGATTCGAAGTTATGTGGGATCAAAAGGAGAGGTGGAAGAATCAGATCTTGATAATTTCCAGTACTTAAAAATGGTAGTTAAAGAAACTCTAAGATTGCATCCAGCATTTCCATTACTTGCAAGAGAAAGCATCAAACATTGTAAAATTGAAGGTTACGACATATACCCCAACACATGGGTCCTAATAAATACATGGGAGCTGGGGAGAAATCCTGAGTATTGGCCAAATCCTGAAGAATTCTTGCCAGAGAGGTTTAAGGATAGCTCCATTGattttgttcaaaatcaaaattttgagtaCATGCCTTTTGGGGGAGGTCGGAGGATTTGCCCTGCATTGAATATGGGAATTGTGTTAACAGAGCTCGTTCTCGCCAATGTATTGTATGCTTTCAATTGGGAATTGCCAGAAGGATTGAAAAGTGAAGACCTAAACATGGAGGAGTCATCAGGGAGTAGATATGCCCTTGAGCTTGTACCCATCAAGCATGTGGTTGGGAAATCTGATTAA